Proteins from a single region of Syngnathus typhle isolate RoL2023-S1 ecotype Sweden linkage group LG10, RoL_Styp_1.0, whole genome shotgun sequence:
- the pde11al gene encoding dual 3',5'-cyclic-AMP and -GMP phosphodiesterase 11A isoform X1 produces the protein MTSDYSDVEAFLDGHPELFEEYLVRKAKCEHISRWLREHQAPKVTTADERRGGAPAREPSLWPANPDALRRRSSHMELRRNFARSKATTAHRTYDEHASFSQQDPQSSMRRRALLRKASSLPPTTAHILSALLESRVSVPQYASTATDHKCRLRETNEREFFLELVKDISNDLDLTNLSYKILINTCILVDADRCSLFLVEGPPHKRTLVSKVFDVHSGTTVRPSSCTLNSSEVQVPWGKGIIGYVAEHGETVNIPNAYEDHRFSDEIDKLTGYKTQSILCMAIDNSDGEVIGVVQAINKNPTGTPFTEDDEKVLQMYLPFCGISISNAKLFSESRKEYERSRALLEVVNDLFEEQTDLEKIVRKIMQRALTLLRCERCSVLLLEDIDSPVVKFSKTFELMSPLSNMHHDISISIDKLSCSDWLINNSIAELVASTGLPVNISDVCQDPRFDAEADQASGFHIRSVLCVPIWNRTHQIIGVAQILNRLDRKTFNDADQRLFEAFVIFCGLGINNTMMYNQVKKTWAKQSVALDMLSYHATCSKVEVDRLKAAKIPLSCELGIDEFHFNDFSLDNDAMITASLRMFLELGVVQNFKIDYEVLCRWLLTVRKNYRTVAYHNWRHAFNVSQCMFVMITSAGFQDVLSEAEILALMVGCLCHDLDHRGTNNAFQAKTGSALALLYGTSATLEHHHFNHAVMILQSEGHNIFANLCSKEYSNMMQLLKQAILSTDLTLHFERRSKFFESVLAEEFSWTEEKHREVLRSMLMTACDLGAVTRPWEISKQVAELVTSEFFEQGDRERSELKLTPAAIFDRNRKDELPALQLDWIDGICKPLYQSLLKLNRKLQPMAEGIDANRKKWQELCGSNEHARDASVVSPSPEAGEASEEFDAKPVENTNSGSKGQA, from the exons ATGACTTCGGACTACTCTGACGTGGAGGCGTTTCTAGACGGCCACCCGGAACTCTTCGAGGAGTATCTGGTCAGAAAAGCCAAGTGTGAACACATCAGCAGGTGGCTGAGGGAGCACCAGGCTCCTAAAGTGACCACGGCCGATGAGAGACGCGGAGGCGCCCCGGCCAGGGAGCCTTCTCTGTGGCCGGCCAATCCGGACGCTCTGCGGCGCAGGTCGTCTCACATGGAGCTTCGGCGCAACTTCGCCCGGTCCAAAGCCACCACGGCGCACAGGACCTACGATGAGCACGCCAGTTTCAGCCAGCAAGACCCGCAATCCAGCATGAGGCGTCGCGCGCTTTTGCGTAAAGCCAGCTCGTTGCCTCCTACCACGGCGCACATCCTCAGCGCTCTTCTGGAATCCAGAGTCAGCGTGCCACAGTACGCGTCCACCGCCACCGACCACAAGTGTCGCCTCAGGGAGACCAACGAGAGGGAGTTCTTCTTGGAACTGGTTAAAGACATCTCCAACGACTTGGACCTGACCAACCTGAGCTACAAGATCCTGATCAACACGTGCATCCTGGTGGACGCTGACAGGTGCTCCCTCTTCCTCGTGGAGGGACCCCCGCACAAGAGGACGCTGGTGTCCAAAGTGTTTGACGTGCACTCGGGCACCACGGTCAGACCCTCCTCCTGCACCCTCAACTCCAGCGAGGTGCAGGTGCCATGGGGAAAGGGCATCATCGGATACGTGGCCGAGCATGGAGAGACCGTCAACATCCCCAATGCGTACGAG GACCACCGCTTCAGTGACGAGATTGACAAGTTAACCGGTTACAAGACTCAGTCCATTCTCTGTATGGCCATTGACAACAGTGATGGAGAGGTCATTGGCGTGGTCCAAGCAATCAACAAGAACCCCACGGGAACGCCTTTCACTGAGGATGATGAGAAG GTGCTTCAGATGTATCTACCGTTCTGTGGGATCTCCATCTCGAATGCAAAGTTGTTTTCTGAGTCTCGCAAGGAGTATGAAAGGAGCAGG GCTTTACTGGAGGTGGTCAATGATCTGTTTGAGGAGCAGACCGATCTGGAGAAGATCGTGAGGAAGATCATGCAGCGAGCGCTCACCCTCCTGCGGTGTGAGCGCTGTTCTGTACTTCTTCTCGAGGACATCGATTCACCG GTTGTGAAATTCTCCAAGACGTTTGAGCTGATGTCCCCCTTGAGCAACATGCATCATGACATCAG CATCAGCATAGATAAACTGTCGTGCTCTGATTGGCTGATCAATAATAGCATCGCTGAGCTGGTGGCCTCCACCGGACTTCCCGTCAACATCAGCGACGTGTGCCAGGACCCGCGCTTTGATGCAGAG GCAGACCAAGCCTCGGGATTTCATATCCGATCAGTGTTGTGTGTGCCGATCTGGAATCGAACGCATCAGATTATTG GAGTCGCTCAAATATTGAATCGTCTCGACAGGAAGACCTTCAACGATGCAGATCAGAGGCTGTTTGAG gcGTTTGTGATTTTTTGTGGACTTGGCATCAACAACACAATGATGTACAATCAAGTGAAGAAGACCTGGGCCAAGCAGTCCGTGGCGCTGGAT ATGTTATCCTATCATGCTACATGCTCAAAAGTTGAAGTTGATCGACTCAAG GCTGCAAAGATCCCCCTGAGCTGCGAGCTCGGCATCGACGAGTTCCATTTCAACGATTTCTCTTTGGACAACGACGCCATGATCACCGCTTCCCTCCGGATGTTCCTGGAACTTGGCGTGGtccaaaattttaaaatagacTACGAG GTTTTATGTCGCTGGCTTCTCACCGTGAGGAAGAACTACCGAACTGTGGCCTACCACAACTGGAGACACGCCTTCAATGTGTCCCAGTGCATGTTTGTTATGATCACA TCAGCCGGCTTTCAGGACGTTTTATCCGAGGCGGAGATTCTAGCGCTGATGGTTGGCTGTCTGTGCCACGATCTGGACCATCGAGGAACCAACAATGCCTTTCAAGCCAA GACAGGTTCTGCTTTGGCGTTGCTCTACGGGACCTCAGCCACCTTGGAACATCATCACTTCAATCATGCAGTGATGATCCTACAAAGTGAG GGTCACAATATCTTTGCGAACCTCTGCTCCAAAGAATATAGCAACATGATGCAACTATTGAAGCAGGCCATTCTTTCCACAGACCTCACTTTGCACTTTGA GCGCAGGAGCAAGTTTTTTGAGAGCGTGCTCGCTGAAGAATTCAGCTGGACGGAAGAAAAACACAGAGAAGTCCTGAG ATCCATGTTGATGACAGCCTGTGATTTGGGAGCTGTCACTCGGCCTTGGGAGATATCCAAACAG GTTGCCGAGCTAGTGACGAGTGAATTCTTTGAGCAAGGAGACAGAGAGAGGTCAGAGTTGAAGCTCACCCCAGCG GCCATATTTGATCGAAATCGCAAAGATGAGCTACCTGCCTTGCAATTGGATTGGATAGACGGCATCTGTAAACCTCTTTATCAG TCCCTGCTGAAGCTAAACAGGAAATTACAGCCAATGGCGGAAGGGATAGACGCCAACCGAAAGAAATGGCAGGAACTGTGCGGATCTAATGAGCACGCACGCGATGCTTCAGTGGTCAGTCCGAGTCCTGAGGCTGGAGAAGCCAGCGAGGAGTTCGACGCGAAGCCGGTGGAAAACACCAACTCGGGGTCAAAGGGTCAAGCATAA
- the pde11al gene encoding dual 3',5'-cyclic-AMP and -GMP phosphodiesterase 11A isoform X2: protein MTSDYSDVEAFLDGHPELFEEYLVRKAKCEHISRWLREHQAPKVTTADERRGGAPAREPSLWPANPDALRRRSSHMELRRNFARSKATTAHRTYDEHASFSQQDPQSSMRRRALLRKASSLPPTTAHILSALLESRVSVPQYASTATDHKCRLRETNEREFFLELVKDISNDLDLTNLSYKILINTCILVDADRCSLFLVEGPPHKRTLVSKVFDVHSGTTVRPSSCTLNSSEVQVPWGKGIIGYVAEHGETVNIPNAYEDHRFSDEIDKLTGYKTQSILCMAIDNSDGEVIGVVQAINKNPTGTPFTEDDEKVLQMYLPFCGISISNAKLFSESRKEYERSRALLEVVNDLFEEQTDLEKIVRKIMQRALTLLRCERCSVLLLEDIDSPVVKFSKTFELMSPLSNMHHDISIDKLSCSDWLINNSIAELVASTGLPVNISDVCQDPRFDAEADQASGFHIRSVLCVPIWNRTHQIIGVAQILNRLDRKTFNDADQRLFEAFVIFCGLGINNTMMYNQVKKTWAKQSVALDMLSYHATCSKVEVDRLKAAKIPLSCELGIDEFHFNDFSLDNDAMITASLRMFLELGVVQNFKIDYEVLCRWLLTVRKNYRTVAYHNWRHAFNVSQCMFVMITSAGFQDVLSEAEILALMVGCLCHDLDHRGTNNAFQAKTGSALALLYGTSATLEHHHFNHAVMILQSEGHNIFANLCSKEYSNMMQLLKQAILSTDLTLHFERRSKFFESVLAEEFSWTEEKHREVLRSMLMTACDLGAVTRPWEISKQVAELVTSEFFEQGDRERSELKLTPAAIFDRNRKDELPALQLDWIDGICKPLYQSLLKLNRKLQPMAEGIDANRKKWQELCGSNEHARDASVVSPSPEAGEASEEFDAKPVENTNSGSKGQA, encoded by the exons ATGACTTCGGACTACTCTGACGTGGAGGCGTTTCTAGACGGCCACCCGGAACTCTTCGAGGAGTATCTGGTCAGAAAAGCCAAGTGTGAACACATCAGCAGGTGGCTGAGGGAGCACCAGGCTCCTAAAGTGACCACGGCCGATGAGAGACGCGGAGGCGCCCCGGCCAGGGAGCCTTCTCTGTGGCCGGCCAATCCGGACGCTCTGCGGCGCAGGTCGTCTCACATGGAGCTTCGGCGCAACTTCGCCCGGTCCAAAGCCACCACGGCGCACAGGACCTACGATGAGCACGCCAGTTTCAGCCAGCAAGACCCGCAATCCAGCATGAGGCGTCGCGCGCTTTTGCGTAAAGCCAGCTCGTTGCCTCCTACCACGGCGCACATCCTCAGCGCTCTTCTGGAATCCAGAGTCAGCGTGCCACAGTACGCGTCCACCGCCACCGACCACAAGTGTCGCCTCAGGGAGACCAACGAGAGGGAGTTCTTCTTGGAACTGGTTAAAGACATCTCCAACGACTTGGACCTGACCAACCTGAGCTACAAGATCCTGATCAACACGTGCATCCTGGTGGACGCTGACAGGTGCTCCCTCTTCCTCGTGGAGGGACCCCCGCACAAGAGGACGCTGGTGTCCAAAGTGTTTGACGTGCACTCGGGCACCACGGTCAGACCCTCCTCCTGCACCCTCAACTCCAGCGAGGTGCAGGTGCCATGGGGAAAGGGCATCATCGGATACGTGGCCGAGCATGGAGAGACCGTCAACATCCCCAATGCGTACGAG GACCACCGCTTCAGTGACGAGATTGACAAGTTAACCGGTTACAAGACTCAGTCCATTCTCTGTATGGCCATTGACAACAGTGATGGAGAGGTCATTGGCGTGGTCCAAGCAATCAACAAGAACCCCACGGGAACGCCTTTCACTGAGGATGATGAGAAG GTGCTTCAGATGTATCTACCGTTCTGTGGGATCTCCATCTCGAATGCAAAGTTGTTTTCTGAGTCTCGCAAGGAGTATGAAAGGAGCAGG GCTTTACTGGAGGTGGTCAATGATCTGTTTGAGGAGCAGACCGATCTGGAGAAGATCGTGAGGAAGATCATGCAGCGAGCGCTCACCCTCCTGCGGTGTGAGCGCTGTTCTGTACTTCTTCTCGAGGACATCGATTCACCG GTTGTGAAATTCTCCAAGACGTTTGAGCTGATGTCCCCCTTGAGCAACATGCATCATGACATCAG CATAGATAAACTGTCGTGCTCTGATTGGCTGATCAATAATAGCATCGCTGAGCTGGTGGCCTCCACCGGACTTCCCGTCAACATCAGCGACGTGTGCCAGGACCCGCGCTTTGATGCAGAG GCAGACCAAGCCTCGGGATTTCATATCCGATCAGTGTTGTGTGTGCCGATCTGGAATCGAACGCATCAGATTATTG GAGTCGCTCAAATATTGAATCGTCTCGACAGGAAGACCTTCAACGATGCAGATCAGAGGCTGTTTGAG gcGTTTGTGATTTTTTGTGGACTTGGCATCAACAACACAATGATGTACAATCAAGTGAAGAAGACCTGGGCCAAGCAGTCCGTGGCGCTGGAT ATGTTATCCTATCATGCTACATGCTCAAAAGTTGAAGTTGATCGACTCAAG GCTGCAAAGATCCCCCTGAGCTGCGAGCTCGGCATCGACGAGTTCCATTTCAACGATTTCTCTTTGGACAACGACGCCATGATCACCGCTTCCCTCCGGATGTTCCTGGAACTTGGCGTGGtccaaaattttaaaatagacTACGAG GTTTTATGTCGCTGGCTTCTCACCGTGAGGAAGAACTACCGAACTGTGGCCTACCACAACTGGAGACACGCCTTCAATGTGTCCCAGTGCATGTTTGTTATGATCACA TCAGCCGGCTTTCAGGACGTTTTATCCGAGGCGGAGATTCTAGCGCTGATGGTTGGCTGTCTGTGCCACGATCTGGACCATCGAGGAACCAACAATGCCTTTCAAGCCAA GACAGGTTCTGCTTTGGCGTTGCTCTACGGGACCTCAGCCACCTTGGAACATCATCACTTCAATCATGCAGTGATGATCCTACAAAGTGAG GGTCACAATATCTTTGCGAACCTCTGCTCCAAAGAATATAGCAACATGATGCAACTATTGAAGCAGGCCATTCTTTCCACAGACCTCACTTTGCACTTTGA GCGCAGGAGCAAGTTTTTTGAGAGCGTGCTCGCTGAAGAATTCAGCTGGACGGAAGAAAAACACAGAGAAGTCCTGAG ATCCATGTTGATGACAGCCTGTGATTTGGGAGCTGTCACTCGGCCTTGGGAGATATCCAAACAG GTTGCCGAGCTAGTGACGAGTGAATTCTTTGAGCAAGGAGACAGAGAGAGGTCAGAGTTGAAGCTCACCCCAGCG GCCATATTTGATCGAAATCGCAAAGATGAGCTACCTGCCTTGCAATTGGATTGGATAGACGGCATCTGTAAACCTCTTTATCAG TCCCTGCTGAAGCTAAACAGGAAATTACAGCCAATGGCGGAAGGGATAGACGCCAACCGAAAGAAATGGCAGGAACTGTGCGGATCTAATGAGCACGCACGCGATGCTTCAGTGGTCAGTCCGAGTCCTGAGGCTGGAGAAGCCAGCGAGGAGTTCGACGCGAAGCCGGTGGAAAACACCAACTCGGGGTCAAAGGGTCAAGCATAA
- the cbx3b gene encoding chromobox protein homolog 3b, whose amino-acid sequence MRKKQTAKQRKTEDSSEVQQFVVEKITRRRIVNGRVEYFLKWKGFTDAENTWEPEDNLDCPELIEEYLRNSFSQQNEEEEQEFVPKEEMMDETEISPPQIHTQPCGDDPDTLADLSAYPELECIIGSTDRRGELVFLVKWKNSGDVALLPAHEASARCPQAVIDFYEQKLTWHCGDDEQ is encoded by the exons ATGAGGAAGAAGCAGACGGCCAAGCAGAGGAAGACGGAGGATTCTTCTGAGGTGCAGCAATTTGTGGTTGAGAAGATCACTCGTCGTAGGATTGTCAATGGTAGAGTGGAGTACTTCCTAAAGTGGAAAGGCTTCACGGA TGCAGAAAACACGTGGGAGCCTGAAGACAACCTAGACTGTCCTGAGCTGATTGAGGAGTATCTGAGAAATAGTTTCTCGCAGCAGAATGAGGAAGAAGAGCAGGAGTTTGTTCCGAAAGAAGAAATGATGGATGAGACAGAAATT TCCCCAccacagatacacacacagcCCTGCGGTGATGATCCAGACACCCTCGCAGATCTGAGCGCTTACCCCGAGCTTGAATGCATCATTGGCTCCACGGACAGACGAGGAGAGCTCGTGTTTTTAGTCAAATG GAAGAACTCTGGCGACGTGGCCCTGCTGCCAGCCCACGAGGCGAGCGCCAGGTGCCCGCAGGCGGTCATCGACTTCTACGAGCAGAAGCTGACGTGGCACTGCGGAGATGACGAACAGTGA
- the snx10b gene encoding sorting nexin-10B isoform X1: protein MNSVLPFQSSMQQVISVWVRDPRIQKNDFWHAYMDYEICLHTDSVFFTKKMSCVRRRFSEFVWLRQRLQANSMLMAQLPQLPPKNPFFSLNNAQQISERMAGLQRFLEQILLSPLLLSDSCLHLFLQSQLSVAKMEACAEGRTQYSVAQAVQCCGIRRFLSQEDLQKDSNMSGDSDSDSSECRSSECQFKEDLELKQTASDHVGSDQEHSICSSPDSTLHHRSVKY, encoded by the exons ATGAACTCAG TACTCCCGTTTCAGTCCTCCATGCAGCAGGTGATAAGCGTGTGGGTTCGAGACCCGCGCATCCAAAAGAATGACTTTTGGCATGCATACATGGACTATGAAATTTGCTTACAT ACAGACAGTGTGTTCTTCACCAAGAAGATGTCGTGCGTGCGAAGGAGGTTTAGTGAATTCGTGTGGCTCCGACAAAGGCTGCAAGCAAACTCCATGCTGAT GGCGCAACTACCGCAGCTGCCCCCAAAGAACCCCTTCTTCAGCCTGAATAACGCCCAGCAGATCTCTGAACGCATGGCAGGCCTTCAGAGGTTCTTAGAACA GATCCTCCTGAGTCCTCTGCTGCTGTCCGACAGCTGCCTGCACCTTTTCCTGCAGTCGCAGCTCAGCGTGGCCAAAATGGAGGCCTGCGCCGAAGGAAGGACCCAATACTCGGTAGCCCAGGCGGTGCAGTGCTGCGGCATCAGGAGGTTTCTATCCCAAGAGGACTTGCAGAAGGACTCAAACATGTCCGGCGATTCTGATTCAGACAG CTCCGAGTGCAGAAGTTCCGAGTGCCAATTTAAAGAAGATTTGGAGTTAAAGCAGACTGCATCTGATCACGTAGGATCCGATCAAGAGCACAGCATCTGCTCGTCTCCAGATTCTACATTACATCATCGCTCGGTGAAATACTGA
- the snx10b gene encoding sorting nexin-10B isoform X2 — MQQVISVWVRDPRIQKNDFWHAYMDYEICLHTDSVFFTKKMSCVRRRFSEFVWLRQRLQANSMLMAQLPQLPPKNPFFSLNNAQQISERMAGLQRFLEQILLSPLLLSDSCLHLFLQSQLSVAKMEACAEGRTQYSVAQAVQCCGIRRFLSQEDLQKDSNMSGDSDSDSSECRSSECQFKEDLELKQTASDHVGSDQEHSICSSPDSTLHHRSVKY, encoded by the exons ATGCAGCAGGTGATAAGCGTGTGGGTTCGAGACCCGCGCATCCAAAAGAATGACTTTTGGCATGCATACATGGACTATGAAATTTGCTTACAT ACAGACAGTGTGTTCTTCACCAAGAAGATGTCGTGCGTGCGAAGGAGGTTTAGTGAATTCGTGTGGCTCCGACAAAGGCTGCAAGCAAACTCCATGCTGAT GGCGCAACTACCGCAGCTGCCCCCAAAGAACCCCTTCTTCAGCCTGAATAACGCCCAGCAGATCTCTGAACGCATGGCAGGCCTTCAGAGGTTCTTAGAACA GATCCTCCTGAGTCCTCTGCTGCTGTCCGACAGCTGCCTGCACCTTTTCCTGCAGTCGCAGCTCAGCGTGGCCAAAATGGAGGCCTGCGCCGAAGGAAGGACCCAATACTCGGTAGCCCAGGCGGTGCAGTGCTGCGGCATCAGGAGGTTTCTATCCCAAGAGGACTTGCAGAAGGACTCAAACATGTCCGGCGATTCTGATTCAGACAG CTCCGAGTGCAGAAGTTCCGAGTGCCAATTTAAAGAAGATTTGGAGTTAAAGCAGACTGCATCTGATCACGTAGGATCCGATCAAGAGCACAGCATCTGCTCGTCTCCAGATTCTACATTACATCATCGCTCGGTGAAATACTGA